TCTTGGGGGGCGCGAGTAGCAGCGGGAGCCGCCACGTCCGTGCACGGGCGCGCGAGCAGCAACACCGGCCGGAGTGGGCGTGCACGGGCGCGCGAGCTACCGTCTCGTCCAGAGCACGGGCGCGAGCAGCGGGAGCCGCCACGGCCGCGCAAGGGCCCGCTAGCAGCAGCCCCGTCCACGCACGGGCGCGCAAGCGACAGCACTGGCCGGAGTGGGCGCGCATGGGTGCGCTAGCAACAGCCTCGTCCGCGCACGGGCGCGCGAGCGGCAGTACCGGCCGGAGTGGGCGTGCACGGGTTCGCTAGTAGCAGCCCCGTCCGCGCACGGGCGCGCGAGCTGCCGTTTCCTCCAAAGCACGGGGCGCCGCAACGGGGCTAGGGGTGGCCCGGGTCAAAGGAGTCGTCCCCATCTGGCGACGGTGGTGCAGATCCTGGgtcgcggggcggcggcggaatTGGGGGCCAGTTGCGGGATAGTGGGGGAGCGGGGCAGCGACAGtagtgggcggcggcggcggcggtatgatctgggcggcggcggggagtgACGAGGAGGGTAGGAAGAACCGGAGAGATGGGAAGTGGGCCAGTGATGTCCACTAgcgttttttttttgcgaattaTGTCCACTAGCGTGGTTGTCTCTGTTCTTGCCTCGTGGCACCTGACAATGGGACCCAGTGGTCAATTTTGTTGACAAACGCCTCTAATCTAGTGATCAGTGTTTTTTAACACTGTCGGCACAATGTTGGTggtttttggaaaaaaaatcgaAAGATGCCTTTTTTATTTAGGGTCCTCAATGGTggtgtttttttttttgcaatttactCTACAAACGAGCCCACTCCAGCAGacctccaccccccccccccccccccccccaaaatcTCCTTCTAACCTTCTCGCACAATAAGTTGCTTCTTTCTCTATCTCCACCAACAACATCCTTTTATGTGGATGCATTGTCACCCCACTCACCCTGTCCCAGCACCCCGCCCCGCCCTACCATCGATGCCTCGCGTGATCATCTATCTACAAATCTTGATATATATGATTTTAACACCAGCTAACTCAATAGGTGACTCGGTTTAGTTTTCAAAATGAACTACTATGGTACAACTGGTTCATATGTAAACCTCAGTGCAGGTCTCACACATAAGGTGCAGTGGCGGAGACAGGCCTGGGGCAGCTAGGGCTATAGCCCCAGGCCTAGAAACAACTTCCCTTATAATTTCTTCACACAAAGTATAGAAAATCATAGAAGTTTATCACTCAACATAGCACAGCCCAGGCGTAACCTGCATCTAGCTCCGCCACTGATAAGGTGCTAGGTGGCGCACATGTTGTAGTGATCTTCACGTTTGACAAGCCAGCCACCTTGACCCGTTGCTTGGCAGGGCTTCGCTTCATGCTGAGTTTTGATCCTGTTTATGATTCTTTTCGGACCTGATGCTATTGGTGGCCTCGATCATCCAAGAAGGGAATTGGAACATCATGTTCGTACATACACTTGACCCTCGGGAGGCATTAGCTTTGGCCTATTTTGGCGGCTCTGCCTCTAGTGTTGATGGACTCTTCATACGTGGTGTCTTGGCACCTGGCCCGTCAAGGCCCTTCTTTTTTAGCTCAGCCTATCATGCCCCAGGTCATGCACCGATTCTGGATGGACCAATCATTATGGAAAGCCCCGCTTCCAGCAAAGATATCCTTTTGGCAGTTTATGCGAGATCGTCTCCCCTAAAGACGGAGGTGGCTAAGCATCATGGGCCGGGCAATGGTATGTGCCTCTTTGTGGTGTCTTCGAGTCTGGGACCCACATTTTCTTCTTCCATCCTGCTACCCTCTCCATATGGAGCTTTTTCCATGAGGTTCTGGTCCGAATGGCAGCCTCAGACATGGATGAATTTCTGGAGGCTCAGGCCAACCGTACACATAAGAGGAGACACCTCTTTTGGTTAGTGTTCGCGGCATTGGCCTAGACCATTTGCATAATTCATAATAGGACGACTGCGCGAGTCTACTGGCTGCAATGCCACCGACTCGATGTTTAAATTTCTAGTCTTCTTACAGCACTAACACCAATTTTCTAGGTAGTGGGACAAGGAGCGACTGGGACATGATCGATACTCTCACTGCGGTTGGACGCCGGCTTGCTTAGCCTCTTCGTCACGAGTAGTGGTTTTGTGGAACCTTGTATCCCTTTTCTTTCtgtctttatttttcttttctcaTTTGGACATGATTGTGTTGTTGCCAAAGTAGACATTTTTTCTTGCACTTGAACATGTTTTTGGGATGTGGTGCTTCCTTTTATCTATTATCTATCTGTCTATTATGTATCTATCTACTACTTCTTATAAAAACATGAGTGTGATGAATCCAAATGATCTCAGCCATTCAACCACCTATATATAATGTCTCACATTTGATCTAATGATGTATCCATGACGTCATTAACATTTTGAAATGGCTAACTATGCATGGGCCAACGGCCAAGCGTCATGCCGGTAGCGTGCACTCTTTGTGGTCGGTTTGTGATCGTGTATCCCCACGCCACATAGACAATAGGAGAAACAACCATGAACCTACACGCATATCCCTTCTAGGGGGGGGGGCACAACCGCCTACTCTGCTTTATCCATCCAGCATCTTCCTCGCCTATTCTTTTCCCTGCCATCTGTCTTCCTCAGCATTCATCTCGAGCAGCTGGTGCTACTCCGCCATGGCACCTCGTTGGTCTGAACACCGCATGCAGCTCCTTTTCTGCCCTCGGGCGTTCATCCAGCTCCTGCTCCTTCACCAACCACCACGCACACCGTGCCACATAGGGGCGGGCGAAGGGGAGTGGAGGGCGTTAGTGTTGCATCGATCAGGACAATGACGCTGGTGATGACGACAAAACAATTGGAGTGCACTAGGTGCTGCGATGGGAGAGGCCATCACCTTGGCGTCATGTTTGCCTCGTCCAATCATGGGTGACTACTCTAGGAACTGTGACCCACCTGCGGTAGCACGAGGAGGATGCTGCAACCATGAGGGCGTGATGATGGGACCAGTTGCCGGCGGTGTTGGAACCAAAAAGATGAAGAGTTGCGACCCACTGCGGCATGGGGAgagtgggggggggggatgtTGCAACCAGTTGGTGGCGATGCTAAAACCAACAAGACGATAAGGTGTGACCCACGTAGGCAAGGGGGATGTTGCAACCGTGGTTGTGGGATGCTGGGATCGGCGGGCGGTGGTGCTGGAAGCAGCAAAACAGCAAGCTGCAACCCACACTGTTGGAACCATCAGTCGGTGGTGCTGCGACCAATGAGAAACAGAGTTAGAACCAGCAGCGGCTGGTGCTGCAAACAGCAAGGAGCGGGGACACAGTGTGGATGTTGTGTCTGGTTGTCGCCGGGGCTAGAGACAACATGAACCAATGCTGCAACCACCAAACTGAGTTACTGGGCCGAAATGCGACTTTGATGGGACCACTGCAGGTGATGTGACATGTAGGGCATGGTGACTGTGCTGGAACCAGTGTTTCTGGAAACTACAATGAGGTTGTTGTAGTGCTACAGCGGGGCACGAGCAGGGCGACAATGCTAGAATGGGAGCAGACGAATGCTAGCGGCACATCACCGAGCTGCAACTGTTACCCGCAGATGCCACGATGCAAGCCAACCTGGGGGTGGATGGGTGCTACTCGAAGGGTTTGCTCCCCTGGGCAACCTCACCGGTGGTGAACGCTACGAGCACACCGTCGGAGGTTGTGGGGTGCGCTCGCCGACCGTGATGCGAGTGAAGACGGAGGGCAAAGGGGACAAAGATGTGGTTGCGCAGGGAACAAAATACATAATCCAAGAAGGAGGAAGACAACATAGGGGAAAATAAATCTGATTGAACGGCCCTGCGCGATCgtatccaatgatgtgtgaggTGACCGGCGCCAGGCTCGTCCGGTCGACCCACACCTAGCATCGGCCTTTTGGAAAATATTAATGTGATTTGAAATTTTGGAAAGGACATtaattttattaattaaaattaaAATTGGAATCAACATTAATGGCAAATAATCTTCGAAATAATTTTAGTACAAGATTTGCAACCGGAGAGTAAGCCGCACAGGCAGGCTTTAAAAAAACAAgactcctcttcttcttcctatgTGGAGGTGAAGCTTGTGACGACGCTGTGCTGCGTAGAGATGGCGGGTCAAGGCGCGCTGTCGACCTCTGTCCCCAATGCCTACGACTGCGCCCTAGCAACCTTGACTTCTTCCTCTGCCCGGCACTCCCCTTCCATTAGTCACGAAGGAACATAGGGCCTCTCGTTGGCCGCCTCCTCATGCGTGCATTGCGAGGTGAGGGgttagtggggggggggggtgcgtggTGAGGTGGACCTCGTAGTGACCAATGACCGTTGCGCTTCCAACTGTCAGCGTGTTGAGGTGAGGCGATGCCCGTAAAAGTTTTTAGTTCGATGATGAATGAACCTATTGATTGTTGTGCTCATTTCTTTCCTCTCCTGCAGAACTTTTGCCCACAACCTGTTCGGCAGAATGCACACTGGGGATCGCCTTGGGGACCTCACGGACGACATCCTCTGGCATGTGCTCTCCTTTCTGCCGGCCAATGAGGCCCTGCAGACCTGCGTGTTGGACACCCGGTGGCGCGATCTATGGAGGCAGACGACTAGCCTGCTCTTCGTCTTTGATGGGTCAATGTTCCCAAGATACAAGCGTTTCGAACAGTTGGTGAAGCTGGTCATCCATCTCCGCGGGGAATCACCTCTTGTCACGTGCAAGATCGATGCATATCCCGACGATGACCCCGAGCACACTTTCACAAACACCAAGTTGTTGATTGATAACACCCTAGTGTGTGAAGCCGAGGAGCTAGTAGTAAGAGCTGCAGACATTCGGTATGACATACCAATGTTTGATGTGCCTCTCAATCTCATCTCCCAACACTTGAAGACCTTGCACCTTGAACAGGTCAACCTCGACCACTCTGATTTGAAGTTCTCAGGTTGCCCGGTGTTAGAGGATCTAAGTATCTAGCTTTGCAGCATTCATGCAGGCGAGATATCATCCATGTCACTAAAGCTTCTATCCATCACCGACGTTTGTTATTTACGTCATGATGTGCGCATTCGGATTTGTGCCCCGGGTCTCATCTCACTacatgttgaggatatagacctgggggtcacccgccaggagggccgggttactccaaggtcattaccagaagcccggagctaagtttcag
The sequence above is a segment of the Aegilops tauschii subsp. strangulata cultivar AL8/78 chromosome 6, Aet v6.0, whole genome shotgun sequence genome. Coding sequences within it:
- the LOC109774861 gene encoding putative FBD-associated F-box protein At5g56400; translation: MTVALPTVSVLRTFAHNLFGRMHTGDRLGDLTDDILWHVLSFLPANEALQTCVLDTRWRDLWRQTTSLLFVFDGSMFPRYKRFEQLVKLVIHLRGESPLVTCKIDAYPDDDPEHTFTNTKLLIDNTLVCEAEELVVRAADIRYDIPMFDVPLNLISQHLKTLHLEQVNLDHSDLKFSGCPVLEDLSI